The following DNA comes from Glaciihabitans arcticus.
TCTTCGACGTCGTCGTCACCCGACGGATAGTCGTGCTCGATCGGCTCGGAGTCCTTGGAGCCACCGACGATCGAATAGGTCGGCGAGTTCTCGCCGAAGTAGATGCGCGGCTCGAACTTGCCAAGGTCTCCCGTGCTCGGGATGCCCGACTCGAGGAATACAGGCTGGCCGTCAGTCGTGCGCTGGTTGCCGTATGCCGCGACGACTCCATAGCCGTGCGTGTAGACGACGGTGTTGTTGTACCAGCTCTGGGCGTCGCCCAGGCCGTCCTGGTCCAGCTCGCGCACGGCGATCACGGTGTCCTGCTTCTTGCCGTCGATCTCGTAGCGGTCGACGTCGAGGTGCGGGGAGAACTTGTAATACTGCTTGAAGCGCTCGAGCTGGGCGAACGAGTCGGAGACGAGTGCGGGGTCGATGATGCGGATGTTCGCGGTCGTCTCGGCGTCTTCGCGCAGGGCTCCCGCCGTGGCGTCTGTTTCGGCGTCGTAGGTCTGCTCGACCACCTCGGCCACACCGTAGGCGTCGCGCGTCGCGTCAATGCTGCGCTCGATGTAGGGCGACTCGAGCACTCGCGCGCTCGGGTCGACCTGGAAGCGCTGAACGATGAACGGGTAGACGGAGCCGACGAGCAGCGAGCTCACGATGAGCAGCGCCGTGCCGATGACCGGCAGGCGCCAGCGTCCGACGATCGCGGTGAAGATGAAAAGCAGCGCGACGAGGGCCGCGATGCCGGCGAGGATCGCCTTGCTCGGGATCACCGAGTTGACTTCGGTATAGCCGGCACCGGTGCCGATGAAGCCAGCGCTGGACCCGGCGAGGGTGAGGTACTGGTCGAGCCAGAGGCTCACGGCCTGGATGGCGAGGAACAGTGCGGCGGTGATGGAGAGCTGAATGCGTGCCGAGCGCGAGATGCGCACCTCACGACCGAGCACGCGGAACGCGCCGTAGAGGTAGCTCGTGGCGAAGGCCGCGACGAAGGAGATGAGCACGATCGCCGAGGCGTAGCCGACGACGCCGTGGAAGAACGGCAGCTCGAAGAAGTAGAAGCCGAGGTCGAGGTTGAACTGCGGGTCCTTCTGACCGAACGACGTGCGGTTGAGGTACTGCAGCACCGTCTCCCAGCGGGCGGCAGTGGAGACACCGGCGAAGATGCCGAGCACGGCCGGGATGCCGAACATGGCCAGCCGACGCAGCGGCTCTATGACCTGCTGGTAGCGGTCGAGCTGCGAGTTGAGCTTCGCGTAGACCGGGCGCGCCCGGAACGCTATCTCGATGCTGACCCAGACGGGTACGGCCATCGCGACGAACCCAACGAGGAACATCACGACCGTGGCGACCCACTGCGTGGTCAGGACCCCCAGGAAACCGAGCTGGTCGAACCAGAGGACATCGGCGTAGAGGCCAGCGAAGAGGAAGAAGACCACCACGATGATGGCGAGGATTGCCGCCGTGATCGTGAGGGTGACCCTCGTTCGGCTGGCTGGCGGCGTTGCTGTGGACGTCACGTGGACTGCTCCTGGTGTCTAGATTGCGGTCTCGGCCATCTTAACGGGGCGCGACCCGGCCTTGCCTGACAGTTATCCCGCTGGGCAGGTGGCGATGTCGTCGATCTCGCCCGAGGCGATCCCGGCGAGCGCCGTCATCGAGTCGTCGAGGTCTTCGACGGCGAAGACCGTGAGGCCGTCGGGGATGTGCCCGGTGACCTCGTCGCAGTTCGCTTCGGGGGCCAGGAAGTAGGTGGCGCCTGCGTCCAGCGCCCCGTACATCTTCTGGCGGATGCCACCGATGGGGCCGATGTCGCCTTCTCCGGTGATGGTCCCGGTGCCGGCGACATCCTCGCCGCCATTGAGGTCGCCCTCGGTCAGTTTGTCGATTATGCCGAGCGCGAACATCTGTCCGGCGCTCGGTCCGCCGACGTTCTCGAGCTGGATCGTCACGTCGAATGGGAAGTCGTAGGCGTTGCTGATGAGCACGCCGAGCACGGGCTGACGCTCGGCGGTTCCGTTCTCGGGGCTCAGGGTCGGGGTGACCTCGAGGGTCTGCTCGACACCGTCGCGATCGACGACGAGGGTCATCGGCTTGTCGACGCCGTTTGCGGCGATCGCCTCGCGCATCTGCGAGACGTAGAGGTAACTCTCGCCGTTCAGGCTCTGGATGACGTCACCCTCCTCCACGATCCCGTCGGAGGCGCTCCCCTCCGTGAGTCCCGCAATGGTCAGCGTGCTGGTGAAGTCGTAGCCGAGCCGGTCGAGGGCGGCGGCGATCGACTCCTGCTGCGAGACCTCCATCTGGATCCGGCTCGCCTCCGAGGACTGCTCGACGGTCACGCCCTGCGGGTACACCTGGTCGATCGGCACAACGGCCTTGCTCGGGTCGAGCCAGGCGGTGGCCGTCTCGAACCAGCGCAGGGGGTTGTCACGGTTGCCGACGATCGAGACGGTGAGGAGGTTGAGCGAACCCGTGGTGGGGAACGTCTCCTCCATGGGGATGTCGATCAACGGGACATCCTCACCCTCGATGGCGACGGTGCCGAGAGTGTCGAAGACGGGCCCGGGCTTCTCGATCACGTACGGCGACGGGAGGAGCGCGACGACCACGATCGCGGTGATCGCGAAGCCGAGCAGAGACCAGCCGAACCATCCCCCACCGCGTCGGCGGGGCGGGTAGTCGGGCTCAACATCGGTGAAAAGGGACACCGTTATCCTTCGGCAGAAGTCGGGAAGAACTGACCTGTTCGCCACGGGCGCACAGGCAGAAACCCCAGCATAGGTGAATTCCCGGTGAGGAAGCCCTGCCAGCGGCTAGCGTGGATTTATGCCTGATGACCCCCGCGACGACCCCGAGAATGAGTTCCGCGACATGATGCGCGAGTTCCTCTCGGGCAATGCAGAATTCGACCCGAGCCAGCTCGCGAGCGCTGCCGGCCTGCCCGACGATCCGGAGCTCGTGCGGCAGCTCATCAGCCAGCTGCAGAACGCGCTGTCATCGAGCACGGATGGCCCCAACTGGGGTCTCGCGCTCGAACAGGCGTCGAGCCTCGCCGCCCGGTCGAGCGTCGTCTCGCTGCCGGCCGAGCGCTCACAACTGGAGCAGGCGCTACACGTCGCCTCTCTCTGGCTCGCCGAGACCACGGACATCTCCGAGCTCACCGTCGAACCGCGGCTCATGAGCCGCAGCGAATGGGTCGCCGCGACCATGCCGTTCTGGCAGCAGCTTGCTGAGCCGGTCGCCACGAGCATCGCGAACGCGCTCTCCGACACCATCAAGGAGCAGGCGCCCGAGGAGATGAGCGAGATGATCGCCGGAGCCAGCAACATGGTGCGCAACGTCGGCGGCACGCTCTTCGCGATGCAGCTCGGACAGGTTGTCGGCCAGCTCGCGAGCGAGGTCGTCTCCGGCGGGGACATCGGCATCCCCCTGCTCGGCCCACTCGGCGAGGCCGACCAGCAGGCTGCGCTCATCCCCCAGAACGTGGTCGGTTTCGCCGCCGGCCTCGATGTTCCCCTCGACCAGGTGCAGCTCTATCTCGCGGTGCGCGAGCTCGCCCACGCGCGGCTGTTCCGGCACGCGAAGTGGCTGCGGCTTCAGCTGCTGACCTCGATCACCGATTCCGCACGAGGCAGTCGAATCAACGCTGAAGCCCTCGAGCAGATCGCGGAGCGGTTTGACCCCGCGAACCCGGAGGAGCTGCGCGAGGCCATGGCGAGCGGCGCGCTGATTCCCCCGAAAACTGAAGAGCAGCTCGCCGCCCTCGGCCGGCTCGAGACCATGCTCGCGCTCATCGACGGCTGGGTAGACGTGATCACCGCGGAGGCTACCCAACGCCTCCCCCGCAGCGCCGCAATCGCTGAGACGGTGCGCCGTCGTCGCGCAGCGGGAGGCCCGGCGGAATCCGCGTTCGCGACCCTCGTCGGGCTCGACCTGCGTCCGCGTCGCCTGCGCGAAGCCGCGGCCATGTGGCGCCAGGTCACCGACGCCGTCGGTGCCCAGAAGCGCGACGCGCTTTGGTTCCACCCCGACCTGGTTCCTACCGCTGACGACATCACCGACCCCAGCGCGCTGATCGCCCGAATCACCGCAGGCGAAGCGCCTCTGGATGACGTCGACCGCGCCCTCGAAGACCTGCTGAACGACGAGACCGGCGATCGCCCGCATGAGGACACCCCGTAGCTTCTGAATAGCGCAGCTGTGGATCGTTAGCGCGGGCTCTACCCGCGCGGTGGCATCGTGTTCGCCATGGTGCTCGCCCTCGACTCCCGCTATCCGCTCGTCTGGCGCACGCCGTCGAGCCTGCAGCTCGGCGTGAGTACGCCACGAGCCGTGTTCGAGAACGTCGACCTCGCGACCGAGCGGATGCTCGACGCGCTCGTGGGCGGCGTCAGCAGCTCGGGGCTCATGATGATCGGAACCTCGGCGCGAGCGAGCGAGGCCGAGGTAGCCGCGTTCCTGCAGCGCGTGCGTCCGGCGCTGCGCACCCCGACCCTGCCGCGGGGGCGCCCCGACGTGCTCGTCGTCGGGCGGGGGCACACGGCGGCGCGCATCGCCGCAGGGATCGCGGCAACCGGCGCTCGCGTTGTGGAGTCATCCGCCCGGACACCGGAGACGCGCATCCGCTACGCGCTCGTTGTGCTCGTGAGTTGCTTCGTGGTGGAACCGTCGCTGCACGGGCTATGGTTGCGGCGGGACATCCCGCACCTGCCGGTGGTGCTGTCGGACACGACGGTCGAGATCGGGCCCACCGTCGAGCCGGGTTCCGGCCCCTGCCTGTACTGCCTGCTGCGCACCCGAACCGACGCGGATGCAGCCTGGCCGGCGATCGCCGCGCAGCTGTGGGGCAGGCGCAGCGCGCTCGACACTCCCCTGGTCGCGGGCGAGGTCGCGGCGATCGTGACCCGCATCGCGGCGGCGCGGCTTCGGCGGCCGGACGCCGTCGAGCCGGTGCACACGCAGCTCGAACTCGACCCGGCGACGGGGGCTGTGCGACGTTCGATCCGCCAGCGTCACCCCGAGTGCGAGTGTGCCGACCTACAGATCGTTCAGGAAGCGGGAGCGCTGGCGCCGACCGGTGCGCTGGCCCGCGCCGCCGCCCGACTCTGACCACGACAGGGCGAGCTTTGCGCGGGCGCGGGTGACGCCGACGTAGAGCAGTCGGCGCTCCTCCTCGACGGCCGCGGAGCTGCCCGCGTAGCTGATCGGCACGAGCCCCTCGGAGAGCCCGACGAGGTAGACGTTCTCCCACTCGAGGCCCTTCGCGGAGTGCAGCGTCGCGAGCGTGACAGCGGAGCGCTGCGGTTCGTGCTGGCCGCTCTGGCGTTCCTGCAGCTCGGCGACGAACTCGCGCAGTGTTGTGCCCTCGGGGGCCGCCTCGGCGAGCCCCATGAGCGCGTTGAGCGAGTCCCAGCGGTCGCGGAGGGCGCCGCGGGTTTCGGGGGCATCCTGCGTCCAGCCGAGCACACGCAGCACGTCGCTCACCGTCTTGAACAGGGGCTCACCGACGACGGAGACCGAGGCGCCCTTGAGCATCATGAGGGCCTCCTTGATCTCGCGCAGCTCGAAGAAGCGGGTGCCTCCGCGCAACAGGTAACTGACCCCGGCGTCATCCAGAGCAGCTTCGAGAGCGGCGGCCTGCACGTTGATGCGGTACAGGATCGCGATGTCCTCAGGTCTGGTGCCGGCCTCGATGTCGGCGGCGATCGCCTGGGCGACGGCGCGCGCCTCGCGGCTGTCGTTCTCGAAGGCGGTGATCGTGGGCGGCCGGGTCGCGGAGGGCGGAAGCGGCTCCGCCTCGTCGCGCTGCGGCGGGTGCAGCGTGAGCGCGCCCGGGCGCCCCTTCATCAGCCGGTTGGCCGAGTCGATGATCGCCGGCGTCGAGCGGTAGTTCTGCTCAAGGCGCACCACTACGGCGTCCTGGTGGGCGGACGGGAAGCCGAGCAGATAGTCGGGCGTCGCACCCGCGAAGGAGTAGATGGTCTGGCTCGCATCGCCGACCACGCACAGGTCGTTGCGGGTGCCGAGCCAGAGGCCGAGCAGGTCGTGCTGCAGGGGCGAGACGTCCTGATACTCGTCCACGACAAAGAACCGGTACTGCTCGCGCACCTGCTGGGCGACCCGCGGCTCGGACTCGATCATGCCAGCCGTGGCCAGCAAAACGTCTTCGAAGTCGAGCTGCCGGCGCTCGTCCTTGACGTCTTCATAGGCCTGCTGCAGGGCAACGGCCTTCTCCACGGTGAGCGCCTGGGGCAGGGTGCGCTTCTCGGCAGCCTTCGCATACTGGTCGATGCTCAACCGGGACACCTTGCGCCACTCGATCTCCGAGGCCGTGTCGCGCAGGGTCGGCGTATCCAGTTTCAACCGGATGCTGTCCGCGGCATGGGCGAGCAGCCGCGCCTTGCTGTCGATAAGACGCGGCATCGCGCCGCCCACGACCTGCGGCCAGAAGAAGTTCAGCTGCGACAGCGCGCTCGCGTGGAAGGTGCGTGCCGCGACCCCGGAGGCGCCCAGGTGGCGCAGCCTGTTGCGCAGTTCGCCGGCCGCGCGGCTCGTGAAGGTGAGGGCCATGACCCGTCCGGGCGGGTAGACACCGGTCGCCACCCCGTACGCGATGCGGTGGGTGATAGCGCGGGTCTTGCCGGTTCCGGCGCCGGCGAGCAGGCAGACCGGGCCGAGAAGGGTCTCGGCGGCCTGGCGCTGCTGGTCGTCGAGGTCGGCGAGCAGGGACTCGGCGTCGGTCATTCCTTGTCCTGCAGGGAGCCGCCGTACCATTCCTCGATGATGGCGCGGGCGATAGACGTGGGGCCGGGAAGCAGGATCTCGCCGAGTGCGTTGCGCAGCTCGTCACGGCTGAACCAGCGCAGGTCGAGGATCTCGTTGCCATCGGGCGTGAGGATGCTCTCCACGTCCGGGTCGACGCGGGCGGTGAAACCGAGCATGAGCGAGGCGGGGAACGGCCAGGGCTGGCTGCCGAGGTAGACGGGGTCGATCACGCGGATGCCCGACTCCTCGAAGATCTCGCGGGCGACCGCCGTCTCGAGCGACTCCCCCGGTTCGACGAAACCGGCGAGCAGCGAGTAGCGGTTGTTCTCCCAGAGCGCGTTGGAGCCGAGCAGGATGCGGTCGTTCGAGTCGGTCACGCCGACGA
Coding sequences within:
- a CDS encoding UPF0182 family protein; this encodes MTSTATPPASRTRVTLTITAAILAIIVVVFFLFAGLYADVLWFDQLGFLGVLTTQWVATVVMFLVGFVAMAVPVWVSIEIAFRARPVYAKLNSQLDRYQQVIEPLRRLAMFGIPAVLGIFAGVSTAARWETVLQYLNRTSFGQKDPQFNLDLGFYFFELPFFHGVVGYASAIVLISFVAAFATSYLYGAFRVLGREVRISRSARIQLSITAALFLAIQAVSLWLDQYLTLAGSSAGFIGTGAGYTEVNSVIPSKAILAGIAALVALLFIFTAIVGRWRLPVIGTALLIVSSLLVGSVYPFIVQRFQVDPSARVLESPYIERSIDATRDAYGVAEVVEQTYDAETDATAGALREDAETTANIRIIDPALVSDSFAQLERFKQYYKFSPHLDVDRYEIDGKKQDTVIAVRELDQDGLGDAQSWYNNTVVYTHGYGVVAAYGNQRTTDGQPVFLESGIPSTGDLGKFEPRIYFGENSPTYSIVGGSKDSEPIEHDYPSGDDDVEEVSTSGTSTTFAGDGGPKLDGIFAKLIYSIKYQSTDIFLSSAVTDDSQILYDRNPITRVQKVAPYLTPDSDAYPAVVDGKIVWIVDAYTTSTNYPYSKTEQLSTAIADTNTKAPLYAVDNLNYIRNSVKATVDAYSGEVTLYAWDEADPVLKTWSKIFPTTIKSKDDMSAELRAHVRYPADLFKVQRSILGSFHVTDTNSFYSGNDQWITPNDPTSPASNPTLQPPYYLTMQVPGTDNPAFSLYSSFIPRASGTSSSNNLTGYLAVNADDGPDYGKLTLLTLPRQNTVPGPGQVQNAFSSDTVVANQLAIIKRGDTEVLLGNLLTLPVGGGLLYVQPVYVQATGDTSYPLLRKVLVGFGDKIAFEDTLDEALDSLFEGDSGANAGDGGVEPGTEEPDPGTEEPDPGTEEPATGNAALTAALAEAKTALDDRNAAYAENDLVKAAEADLRLTRALAKAIAASN
- a CDS encoding ATP-dependent helicase, with translation MTDAESLLADLDDQQRQAAETLLGPVCLLAGAGTGKTRAITHRIAYGVATGVYPPGRVMALTFTSRAAGELRNRLRHLGASGVAARTFHASALSQLNFFWPQVVGGAMPRLIDSKARLLAHAADSIRLKLDTPTLRDTASEIEWRKVSRLSIDQYAKAAEKRTLPQALTVEKAVALQQAYEDVKDERRQLDFEDVLLATAGMIESEPRVAQQVREQYRFFVVDEYQDVSPLQHDLLGLWLGTRNDLCVVGDASQTIYSFAGATPDYLLGFPSAHQDAVVVRLEQNYRSTPAIIDSANRLMKGRPGALTLHPPQRDEAEPLPPSATRPPTITAFENDSREARAVAQAIAADIEAGTRPEDIAILYRINVQAAALEAALDDAGVSYLLRGGTRFFELREIKEALMMLKGASVSVVGEPLFKTVSDVLRVLGWTQDAPETRGALRDRWDSLNALMGLAEAAPEGTTLREFVAELQERQSGQHEPQRSAVTLATLHSAKGLEWENVYLVGLSEGLVPISYAGSSAAVEEERRLLYVGVTRARAKLALSWSESGGGAGQRTGRRQRSRFLNDL
- a CDS encoding PDZ domain-containing protein; the encoded protein is MSLFTDVEPDYPPRRRGGGWFGWSLLGFAITAIVVVALLPSPYVIEKPGPVFDTLGTVAIEGEDVPLIDIPMEETFPTTGSLNLLTVSIVGNRDNPLRWFETATAWLDPSKAVVPIDQVYPQGVTVEQSSEASRIQMEVSQQESIAAALDRLGYDFTSTLTIAGLTEGSASDGIVEEGDVIQSLNGESYLYVSQMREAIAANGVDKPMTLVVDRDGVEQTLEVTPTLSPENGTAERQPVLGVLISNAYDFPFDVTIQLENVGGPSAGQMFALGIIDKLTEGDLNGGEDVAGTGTITGEGDIGPIGGIRQKMYGALDAGATYFLAPEANCDEVTGHIPDGLTVFAVEDLDDSMTALAGIASGEIDDIATCPAG
- a CDS encoding zinc-dependent metalloprotease codes for the protein MPDDPRDDPENEFRDMMREFLSGNAEFDPSQLASAAGLPDDPELVRQLISQLQNALSSSTDGPNWGLALEQASSLAARSSVVSLPAERSQLEQALHVASLWLAETTDISELTVEPRLMSRSEWVAATMPFWQQLAEPVATSIANALSDTIKEQAPEEMSEMIAGASNMVRNVGGTLFAMQLGQVVGQLASEVVSGGDIGIPLLGPLGEADQQAALIPQNVVGFAAGLDVPLDQVQLYLAVRELAHARLFRHAKWLRLQLLTSITDSARGSRINAEALEQIAERFDPANPEELREAMASGALIPPKTEEQLAALGRLETMLALIDGWVDVITAEATQRLPRSAAIAETVRRRRAAGGPAESAFATLVGLDLRPRRLREAAAMWRQVTDAVGAQKRDALWFHPDLVPTADDITDPSALIARITAGEAPLDDVDRALEDLLNDETGDRPHEDTP